From the Catharus ustulatus isolate bCatUst1 chromosome 2, bCatUst1.pri.v2, whole genome shotgun sequence genome, the window CGGTGTCTTGCACTTAGGCAAGGGGGAAGCAGTTTCCCGAATTTTTCTTTGTGCTCTCCCAGATGTTACCCTCTGACAAAACACAAGATTTCCACATGACTTTGTGGATAATTGAGCTAACCTTGCAAAGACTGCAAACCAATTCACAGTTGAGCAAAACTACTCTGatttctctcccctcccccatcccctaCTGCAGCTCTTCCTAAATAGGTCCTAGACTATTTTCTGGAACCTTTTGATACTGAGCTTTGCACTGGTACACTGGAATTCATAAAGGCTGAATCACCCCGTGGGGGCTTCTAATCACCTTTGAACCGAACTGTGAGATATCAtattctttttgtttctattgTGACAGTCTCTTCCAAAGTCTTTATTTGGACTTTCTCTCTCTGAGCTACTTCGTCTTAACCTCActtgttctttgttttcatcACTTTCTGCTTCAGAGTCACTCAGCTCTAAGTCAGGACAGTACCCATCATTGTCCTGGTATGGAGCACCTTCAAGCGTCTGCTTGCTCCACAAGCGATCTTTTGTTGCAAGTCTCCTTGTTGGCTTTTCACAGCACCGGAGATCTTCCGTGGTCCTCACCAGACTGTTGGTAGCCTCTTTAAAGGACCGGCTGAAATGTTCTATGGTGGATTTTCGGAATCCACTCTGGCTGGCCAAGTGAGCCGTGAGCACGGACTCTTGTTCGTAGGATGTCTGGCTGGAGCTGTCTCTCTGGCTCACGTCTCCAGCCCTGCCAATCAGACCATTGGATTTGGACATCAGCCTTGAGTTCTCCTGCTGCACCCGCCCATTTCCGATGGAAGACTGTCCATGCAAAGCAGCCTGGAGTGCTAAAGGTTTCCCGGATGGCTGGCCCCGGTGAAACTCCATCAGCTGCATGGGGCCAGAATCCTTTGCCTCGCTCCGAGGCttgcccatccctgccagcaaCCCGTTACTTCTGCTGTCGTGCTGATACCTGGCATaagattttgctttaatttcaaATGATTCCTTTGACATTGGTATACTCCGTTTGCTGTAAACAGTGCTGTTGTTGTCAGGAGAAAGCGGTCTGTTGCCAGGCTTCAGCGAGTTATTTTTGCAGTCTCCTAGTGCTGATTTGGGCATTTTTAACTTCAGGGTGATCCTGGGAGGTGGGTAGAACAGTGTGTTCTCTAGTGCACTTGTCAGGGTATGGCCTACAGGAGAAAGAGGcaaggaagcagaagaaaaaggctttttaaaaaagagtaatttctttTGTCATCCATAACAAGTTTTATAGTCCATTATACGGTCATGCAACAGTAAGAAGCATTTGCAAATAATTAGTGTGAAATTACTTTAGGACACTAAGGAGAAGCTGGGATTACCAAACTGTTCCAAATTATCCACCACTTTGGAATTTAGGtaagcatttaaatatttccattaaaaacaacAATGTGCCCTTTTTACAGGGCTTTAAGCCAGTGAATTGAACCAGTTTTGAGATATGACTGAAGTTGTTCCAACAAAGCCGTAAAAAAGGCTCATATTCAGTTTTggatgaagaaaaaacaatgcTTCAAACTGAGTTTCAATTTGGACTTAGTTCAACTCTCTGCTCTGTATTATAAAATTCTCTAAGCTTTAAAAGTCTTTTTACCTCAACATACGAGTTTTTTATGATAATACATGCATACAGCACCCACTGCAAGTATCAAGCTATTATAATAAGTATTGAAAAAGTACTTGTATTTGTAAAGACATTAAATAAACTTAGTAGACATTTCTAATAAAACGCATTTACACAAAAGCAAGGAGTTTCAGAGTGCCACTGCTTCCACGAAGTACTAGTCTGATgtaaaacagtttaaaaaaacctcaacctTATCAGTACTAATGAAACCTATCCGTGTTTCAggggcagaggaaaaaagtacaAAGATTTCACCCTGAATTCATGAAGTATAATcttgaaagaacagaaagatcttaatttcacacagaaaaatagCTGCCTTTCCTATTAAAATGAAATCCCAGTAACTGGTATGCATATGCTCTTCCTCTTTCCAAATACTATgttccttattttaaaaagttgctgTAAATGCGAAGGGCAGAGTGGGGTTTGGCATCTCAGCATTCCTAAACAGTTACTAGTCCCTATTAATAACCAGAGTACTTACACTCTCTTTGAAGGAAGGAGAGCAACTGCAGATGGCAAGCAAAGAAATCTGCACTGCTCATGATGTGCACAAGGCACATGGGAACAGCAGGAATTCCCATCAGTCACCCTTTCCCATGCCTGAAGGAACCAACTACTGACAGCAAGCAAAAACGCCTTCTCAGCTGGAGAACCAACCAGCAGGGTAGAGCTTGCTGTGGGGAACCAGTGCCACAGATCAGCAACCCAACATGCAGAAACTTAGAGATCACCACCAGCTCATTTCTGCTATCTGGATGCCACAGTGATAAGCAATAGGCATATACCAGAAATAGccataaaatgaagaaatattcaagtaaatattttaagcagTTACAGAGTTCTGTCTGTGTTGCTACTTTGATTGACCATGTACttgaagaaaattctgaaaggcATTTTTACATGTTAAAAGCACTAACCAGAGACATAAGGAGAATACACTACTTTAGTTTAAATACAGGTAGGATTTATAAATGTTTTACATTTATACGATTACCTGCAGCGATTTCCTGATTAATGAGCTGAACTTGCAAGTTGAAGACCTGTTCATGTACTTTACTGTGGGACAACTTCAgtttctctctcctgcttacCATGTAGCAGAGATTTCTTACCTATGGAGGAATAACAGGAGACTTAACAGgcaataagaaaataaatccagataTAATTTAAAAAGCGTATCAACAACAGAATCAAAACAACATTACATACAAAATCCCTTGGAAAAGTTCTTCTGAATATTACTGAATATACCTAactatgcattaaaaaaatgttcaacctggagaagaggaggctctggagagagacctcactgcagtttttCCTTATATGAAAAGGGATTATAAGAAAGACAGAGATCAGAGTCTGTAGTGACAGAAAAAGAGATAATGTTTTTGAACTGAAGGAGGGTAAGTTTACACTGGGCTTAAGGAAGACATTGTTAACAGTGAGACACTGCAACAAActgcccagagatgctgtggaggcctgaagtgctcaaggccagattggatggggcttcGAGCAATGTGGTctcatggaaggtgtccctgtcaaTGGCAGGCACATTGAAAgtagatggtctttaaggtcccttccaacccaaaccattctgattcAGTTCCACAGAATTCTACTTTTACTACTTGTTTGAGTTAATAGCACCATTTCCACCTAAGGCAATAGAATAAGAAAGGACACTGAAAGTTCTTGATAAACACctaaaagtgcttttaaaacacagaaacagtGTAGGAGCTGGTTGAAAGGTTTCTGCCAAACACACTTTCCCCAGCACTCAGTTCCATCTGTTCAGAACTGAAATCTGTTTACCTAGAAACAAAATTCCAAGACTCCCAAATTTATATTTATCTGAAGATACAACAAGGTAGAAGATCTTGTGGCACAAGAAGTTCAAAAACTTGGAGACAGGCATTTCAAATTATTAATCACCTCCACTAAGAATAAGTACAtcaatttccacaaaatttaGTGCAAACCAAACATTTATCAAACAAAAAGCTTGACATGGtctcttgaaaaataaaaaacaacccaccCCCAAATACCAACCCTCCATCTGAGGCATGTTACGGGTTTTAAGTTTTTTCTTAAAGTAAGCTTCCATACCAAAAGCAGCCCTGGAAAAGATCTGAGATTGATTATGGTAGATTCAAGACACCAGTTACACTGACAAGTGCAAATCTTGGCTCCAACaatctttctgtattttcatgttGATCTCTCCCCAGTATTGTTTCCCCTTTTCTTACAATACTATTACCTCTCTTCTGCTTTTACTTCCCCTCTCCTCATcacatctattttattttattatcttttttacATTCGCTACCTACCTCTAAACACTTGAAAATTATGACCCCTATGCAACAGGTCAACCTAACGGGCAGGTTCCAAGGGGTAACAAGCGTtactcttattttttatttaataaaagtaacatttttttcctcatttaatcTGTATCACTAACTACTACTACAGTGggtcatttttttaaacatttattcaACTGAAGCTGAAGTCATAGTCAATTACCAAATATGTCCATTGTGCATAGAAATATGCATCTTAAAACATATAAAGGAATAACCTTTATGTAAATCAGGAAGCACTGTTTTCACATTGGATCTTCCACTGGACTGAGAGGGACAGCTCCTGAAAGtctctgcagcaggcagtgcagcATATCAAAAGACTGGAGTTGAGGGccttactttttttattttttaaattattatttttaaaattaattctcttcGCTTTCTCACTTTCATCCACAAAGACCTTGCTCACTTGCAAAtagtttttcaaaattttagttaaTTCTTACCCTCTCTAGGTCCTGCCTTAAATGCATGAACATCCTCATACGAGTATGAATGCTATCTTCTTTTGGCTGCACCAAGCCATTTTCTTCATCCTCCTTGGGAGGAAACAATGGTTTGTTAAAGTTACTTTTTCGCTTTAATTTCCAGTAATTGTAGATGAAGTCTACAGCAAGTTTAGGaaggcccagctctgctgcaacaTCCTCCACTTTTACTAGTGAGTAAAACTCTTCTTCCAGCTCTCGGAGTTTTTGGGCTCGCAGGCTCGTTTTCTCACTCTCTGTTTGCTCTGACACACTCTTGGGGTGCTCCTCAACATCAGGCAGGGAATTCTGTTTGTTCTTGCTGTGCTTTAAACAATAAGACTTGAACTTGACCTCATCCCCATCATCCAGGATAGTCTTCATCTCTAAGCTATGCTCAAAGGCACAGGTGACATGAAAGGCAGTGATGCAGCTTTTCACAGAGCActacagacaaaataaaacaaaaagccccaatTACTAACAATAGTAGCACAACTAAAAAAAAGGACATAATTACCTCAACTACACAAAAATCCATCCTTACCAAAACCACTTTCCTAcacattcttaaaaatattgatCCCTCTGACATTGGTATTACCCAATATagtattttcttgtttgcaAAGAGCATTCAGTGGCAGGAGTTCTTAGACACCTCAGCCTTATTCAAAAGGCAGCAACCTAGACTAATTCTTAAATCTCTGTCTAGTCAACTAATTTGATAGCAAATGGCCATGAAGCAGCAGACAACTATCCCAGTCACCTCCACTGTAAAGCATCTCTGAACACAGGAAGaacaaaatgcaaaactgaaattGCCCTTCTGACAGATTCACCCCTGCAATCATTATGGGACAAGTACGTACCTGAATGCAAGCACCAGTTTTCAGTTTGCATAAACTACATACTAGAGCCCATCGACTTGGGGGAATGTGAGACACCTTTGTGATTGGCTCCATCCTTTCTGGGCAAGCAATACTAACCTGTAAGAAGGGTAGAAAACAGttatcaaagtaaaaaaaaaacccaagctcCCCAATTATACCAGAAGAAAGACATCCATTCATTTCTCTTCCTGCAAGATTTCCATGTGCTCATACGTCTCAGAAAGGGAGCCCAAAAGATCCCACATGGAGACAATAGTGTGGAATACTATTAGTTTAGCCTGGTCACTCAAAgttgcaattacagtaatttcacgactataaggtgcacttccaggtgtcggcaaatttccgcacttttgccgatatataaggcgcaccggactataaggcacacttttttttgcagcgaggatccgccgcCGGCTCCCCTggcacggttgctggccgaggcccctcctccacccggcagccacaggcccccgggcccacctgtacctggCAGAAGCGGCGCTGCAGGCCCCTGGGTTTGCTTGCAcccggcagccgcagccctgccggctTCCCCCGCGGTTCACACTTCTGcattggcaaatttctgaactttgtccattatataaggtgcaccagactataaggtgcacttccgggttcgggtcaaaattttagtcaaaaggttgcgccttatagttgtgaaattactgtactcagaaCGTTTGAGCCACCTACAGCATGCCCTTGTAATGAACCTTTTTATGAACCTGACTGATTCCAGTcaggacagggttaatttttggagtagccaggagggagcagggctaGGACCCAGAGGTTATTCTATACCAGCTCACATAATTTTCTGTGAGTTGGGGGAAGGGCTCTCTCCTGGTCAGGTAAGTGTGGTGTGAAGCCAGTGGTCGGGTAGCACTGGCTCCTTCTGTTACTGATATTGTAGCTTgtactgtttttctttgttttttcttatttcactgctgcttccattaaattgttcttatccCGATCCATGATCCTTACCATTTGTGCCTCCAAATCCCCTCTTCAGCCTGCTG encodes:
- the JADE3 gene encoding protein Jade-3 isoform X2; translation: MKRHRHLSTSDSSDNESPSTSFSSCSKYRSKSKTPANEQKKPAEVFRKDLISAMKLPDSHHVNPDEYYVFADTWKQEWEKGVQVPASPETIPQPSLRVVAEKVKEVLYTRPRKYIHCSSQEPTEPGYINILELAESVCRYDLDDMDIFWLQELNEELTEMGCGLLDENTMEKTIEVLERHCHENMNHAIETEEGLGIEYDEDVICDVCRSPDSEDGNDMVFCDKCNICVHQACYGILKVPEGSWLCRTCVLGIHPQCLLCPKRGGAMKATRTGTKWAHVSCALWIPEVSIACPERMEPITKVSHIPPSRWALVCSLCKLKTGACIQCSVKSCITAFHVTCAFEHSLEMKTILDDGDEVKFKSYCLKHSKNKQNSLPDVEEHPKSVSEQTESEKTSLRAQKLRELEEEFYSLVKVEDVAAELGLPKLAVDFIYNYWKLKRKSNFNKPLFPPKEDEENGLVQPKEDSIHTRMRMFMHLRQDLERVRNLCYMVSRREKLKLSHSKVHEQVFNLQVQLINQEIAAGHTLTSALENTLFYPPPRITLKLKMPKSALGDCKNNSLKPGNRPLSPDNNSTVYSKRSIPMSKESFEIKAKSYARYQHDSRSNGLLAGMGKPRSEAKDSGPMQLMEFHRGQPSGKPLALQAALHGQSSIGNGRVQQENSRLMSKSNGLIGRAGDVSQRDSSSQTSYEQESVLTAHLASQSGFRKSTIEHFSRSFKEATNSLVRTTEDLRCCEKPTRRLATKDRLWSKQTLEGAPYQDNDGYCPDLELSDSEAESDENKEQVRLRRSSSERESPNKDFGRDCHNRNKKNMISHSSVQR
- the JADE3 gene encoding protein Jade-3 isoform X1, with product MSSFLTGCVRMKRHRHLSTSDSSDNESPSTSFSSCSKYRSKSKTPANEQKKPAEVFRKDLISAMKLPDSHHVNPDEYYVFADTWKQEWEKGVQVPASPETIPQPSLRVVAEKVKEVLYTRPRKYIHCSSQEPTEPGYINILELAESVCRYDLDDMDIFWLQELNEELTEMGCGLLDENTMEKTIEVLERHCHENMNHAIETEEGLGIEYDEDVICDVCRSPDSEDGNDMVFCDKCNICVHQACYGILKVPEGSWLCRTCVLGIHPQCLLCPKRGGAMKATRTGTKWAHVSCALWIPEVSIACPERMEPITKVSHIPPSRWALVCSLCKLKTGACIQCSVKSCITAFHVTCAFEHSLEMKTILDDGDEVKFKSYCLKHSKNKQNSLPDVEEHPKSVSEQTESEKTSLRAQKLRELEEEFYSLVKVEDVAAELGLPKLAVDFIYNYWKLKRKSNFNKPLFPPKEDEENGLVQPKEDSIHTRMRMFMHLRQDLERVRNLCYMVSRREKLKLSHSKVHEQVFNLQVQLINQEIAAGHTLTSALENTLFYPPPRITLKLKMPKSALGDCKNNSLKPGNRPLSPDNNSTVYSKRSIPMSKESFEIKAKSYARYQHDSRSNGLLAGMGKPRSEAKDSGPMQLMEFHRGQPSGKPLALQAALHGQSSIGNGRVQQENSRLMSKSNGLIGRAGDVSQRDSSSQTSYEQESVLTAHLASQSGFRKSTIEHFSRSFKEATNSLVRTTEDLRCCEKPTRRLATKDRLWSKQTLEGAPYQDNDGYCPDLELSDSEAESDENKEQVRLRRSSSERESPNKDFGRDCHNRNKKNMISHSSVQR